Proteins encoded together in one Deinococcus hopiensis KR-140 window:
- a CDS encoding TetR/AcrR family transcriptional regulator, with protein sequence MARPRTISDTQILAAAREVFLEQGFSATTAEIARRAGISEGTLFKRFPTKEDLFAEAIGLSDFTSWREELSGLAGQGDVRRNLERAALHFLDHAARVVPHLMLVFSRGHDPSHNPLLETLNHPVQQDTRAVADYLRAESGRGRLRPLDADVTALLLMGALTQYVHLEMLPCSAREHIDPGRFVRGLLDVVWPGLEP encoded by the coding sequence ATGGCCCGCCCCCGCACCATCAGCGACACGCAGATTCTGGCGGCGGCCCGCGAGGTGTTTTTGGAGCAGGGCTTCTCGGCGACCACGGCGGAGATCGCCCGGCGCGCGGGCATCTCGGAAGGCACGCTGTTCAAGCGCTTTCCCACCAAGGAGGACCTGTTTGCCGAAGCCATCGGCCTGAGCGACTTTACCTCCTGGCGCGAGGAACTCTCGGGCCTGGCAGGTCAGGGGGACGTGCGGCGCAACCTGGAACGTGCGGCCCTGCACTTTCTGGACCACGCGGCGCGGGTGGTGCCCCACCTGATGTTGGTGTTCTCACGCGGGCACGACCCCTCCCACAATCCCCTGCTGGAGACGCTCAATCACCCCGTTCAGCAAGACACCCGGGCTGTGGCCGACTACCTGCGCGCCGAGTCGGGGCGCGGACGGCTACGCCCACTCGACGCCGACGTGACGGCCCTGCTGCTGATGGGTGCCCTGACCCAGTACGTGCATCTGGAAATGCTGCCCTGTTCCGCGCGGGAGCATATCGACCCAGGACGCTTCGTGCGCGGCCTGCTGGATGTGGTGTGGCCTGGCCTGGAGCCCTGA
- a CDS encoding TolC family protein, whose product MSDGSLIFFPPLVPTEVFMRSPPLVLLLSLALAGGSALAQTELSSPAPLPAAASPGPSSALSLGQVLTQLRGSPGWRSAELRYRSAELALAAAQARAGFNLSVGAEANAVKLPAASGETQLSATLTAQASIAVLPWSPPLEAVRQAQRSLLRAAAERRAAQATLTLNTVQAYWAARNAQEARLLADAQATLAGRQLQVAQAQRQAGVLPLSGLLAREQALSDAQARQREAGGDADLAARQLVNLLGQPVFLPTDPAAYGALPTEPQLPTAVDAVIARALSGRAEVTGAQNDLLDAQAGLQAARLDAGLPELNASVQYGQLGAGQSPAGWTVGASLNAKTGVLAGQARVPVRTPGEQPTGVTLALTASVPLVGGDKRVSVRSAEVAVQGTELALATARQSVELEVRQRQADLLTALDTLASRRGALRQAQEAQGTARARLAAGLVTALDVEDANLQLRQAALGEENARVQAFLASLRLAQSSAELDLTLLTAAPATPSTQTAPTPEARP is encoded by the coding sequence GTGAGTGACGGCTCTCTAATCTTTTTTCCACCCCTGGTGCCCACCGAGGTCTTTATGCGTTCTCCTCCCCTTGTTCTTCTGCTCTCGCTGGCCCTGGCTGGTGGAAGCGCGCTGGCGCAGACGGAGCTGTCCAGCCCTGCTCCGCTTCCCGCTGCCGCATCGCCGGGCCCCAGCTCAGCGCTATCGCTCGGTCAGGTGCTGACGCAGCTGCGCGGCTCTCCAGGGTGGCGCAGTGCGGAGTTGCGCTACCGCAGTGCCGAGCTCGCCCTCGCCGCGGCCCAGGCCCGCGCCGGATTCAACCTCTCCGTTGGGGCCGAGGCGAACGCCGTCAAGCTTCCCGCCGCTTCCGGCGAGACCCAGTTGAGCGCCACCCTCACCGCCCAGGCTTCCATCGCCGTTCTTCCCTGGTCCCCTCCCCTTGAAGCCGTGCGTCAGGCCCAGCGGTCCCTCCTGCGCGCCGCCGCCGAACGCCGCGCCGCCCAGGCCACGCTCACCCTGAATACCGTGCAGGCCTACTGGGCCGCGCGGAATGCCCAGGAGGCCCGCCTCCTCGCAGATGCCCAGGCCACCCTCGCCGGACGGCAGCTGCAGGTGGCGCAGGCCCAGCGGCAGGCCGGCGTGTTGCCCCTCTCCGGCCTGCTCGCCCGCGAGCAGGCGCTGTCCGATGCCCAGGCCCGGCAACGCGAGGCCGGGGGAGACGCAGACCTCGCCGCCCGGCAGCTCGTCAACCTGCTGGGCCAACCCGTTTTCCTGCCCACCGATCCCGCCGCCTACGGTGCGCTGCCCACCGAGCCCCAGCTCCCCACGGCGGTGGACGCCGTGATCGCCCGCGCGCTGTCCGGACGGGCCGAGGTCACGGGAGCCCAGAACGACCTGCTGGACGCCCAGGCGGGGTTGCAAGCTGCCCGGCTGGACGCCGGGTTGCCCGAGCTGAACGCCAGCGTGCAGTACGGACAACTGGGTGCGGGGCAAAGTCCCGCGGGCTGGACGGTGGGGGCGAGCCTCAATGCCAAGACCGGCGTGCTGGCCGGACAGGCGCGGGTGCCCGTCCGGACCCCGGGAGAGCAGCCCACCGGGGTGACCCTGGCCCTGACGGCGAGCGTGCCGCTGGTGGGGGGAGACAAGCGCGTCTCCGTCCGCAGCGCGGAGGTGGCGGTGCAGGGCACTGAACTGGCCCTGGCCACGGCGCGGCAGAGCGTGGAACTGGAGGTGCGGCAACGGCAGGCGGACCTGCTGACCGCCCTGGACACGCTCGCGTCGCGCCGCGGAGCCCTGCGGCAGGCCCAGGAAGCGCAGGGGACCGCTCGCGCCCGTCTGGCGGCTGGACTGGTCACGGCGCTGGACGTGGAGGACGCAAACCTGCAGCTTCGCCAGGCCGCGTTGGGAGAAGAAAACGCCCGCGTCCAGGCCTTCCTCGCGTCGCTGCGGCTGGCGCAGAGCAGCGCCGAACTCGACCTCACGCTGCTGACTGCCGCTCCGGCAACTCCATCCACCCAAACCGCACCCACTCCGGAGGCCCGCCCATGA
- a CDS encoding TolC family protein has translation MKHLPLTLALTLLSPLAAAQTLSLSLPDAVTRALGSGPDVTTARANLQKAQAALRSARADPTSIITSLTQAEQAAAAGEATLAGTKLSVAQSVVSQYLAAFEASGKINLNTAQVSLDERNLQIARARLAARVATALDVSRAQASLNQNRQELADARAQLPVLEAQLARTLGVNTGTDLRLSAPPTPPKLSVTLAALQTGLEKRLPTLVQAAQGADLAALQVRLADNDYTPVRTLQDARVALDNAGRDLQTAQRGALTQVRDAYRTVQDAQERVDLARQSLANAQTTLTQTQAKLKAGTAAAVEVQQAQVQAQQAAFALTQAQDNLWRSLAVLGAASGTDVTGLVR, from the coding sequence ATGAAACACCTGCCCCTCACCCTTGCCCTGACACTCCTCTCGCCCCTGGCCGCCGCTCAGACCCTCAGCCTGTCGCTGCCCGACGCCGTGACCCGCGCCCTGGGCAGTGGGCCCGACGTCACCACCGCCCGCGCCAACCTGCAAAAGGCACAGGCCGCCCTGCGCTCGGCCCGCGCAGACCCCACCAGCATCATCACGTCGCTGACCCAGGCCGAGCAGGCGGCGGCGGCAGGCGAGGCGACCCTCGCGGGCACCAAGCTGAGCGTGGCGCAAAGCGTGGTGTCGCAGTACCTGGCGGCCTTTGAGGCTTCGGGGAAAATCAACCTGAATACGGCCCAGGTCAGCCTCGACGAGCGCAACCTGCAGATCGCGCGGGCCCGTCTGGCCGCCCGCGTCGCCACGGCGCTGGACGTAAGCCGCGCGCAGGCCAGCCTGAACCAGAACCGTCAGGAACTCGCCGACGCCCGCGCGCAGCTGCCGGTGCTCGAAGCGCAACTCGCCCGAACGCTGGGCGTGAATACGGGGACCGACTTGCGCCTGAGCGCGCCGCCCACCCCGCCCAAACTGAGCGTCACCCTCGCCGCCCTGCAAACCGGGCTGGAAAAGCGCCTGCCCACGCTGGTGCAGGCCGCCCAGGGCGCGGACCTCGCGGCGCTGCAGGTGAGGCTTGCCGACAACGACTACACGCCGGTCCGGACCCTGCAAGACGCCCGGGTGGCGCTGGACAACGCGGGGCGCGACCTCCAGACGGCCCAGCGCGGGGCGCTGACCCAGGTGCGCGACGCCTACCGCACGGTGCAAGACGCGCAGGAGCGGGTGGACCTGGCCCGCCAGAGCCTCGCCAACGCGCAGACCACCCTGACCCAGACGCAGGCCAAGCTGAAGGCGGGGACCGCCGCTGCCGTAGAGGTGCAGCAGGCGCAGGTTCAGGCCCAGCAGGCGGCCTTTGCCCTGACCCAGGCGCAGGACAACCTGTGGCGCTCGCTGGCGGTCCTGGGCGCGGCCTCGGGCACCGACGTGACCGGACTGGTGAGGTGA
- a CDS encoding HlyD family secretion protein, with amino-acid sequence MSPLTRFPQRAALPLTLLPATLLFLTGCAPGGGKAQTTKTTVKTTGNDLDAPPPKTTALAVRTLTTRTGSLNVVRTATATLQAERDSNVAAQTGGTVTAVLTQEGKRAGAGQVVVRLDDTSARQALENARLQVQQAQISLQQTQTNTAQGTASLQAGVQAAEAGLAKARQDAASAEQLYGLGGISQADLNASRSALAQAQSTLAQAQNTLTQNGRGGQSSSVALLQAQLSTAQAGVRQAEENLNRTQVRAPFAGLVASLPVEVGEFVNQGGTVFRLVDERRLRARFTVPPAEARVLRPGTKLNLSYGGANYVATVEGASGVAGADRLVPVEARVEGGGQLPVGGTAQIRYRAALGRGVLVPTSAISVEGGENAVYLAEDGVARRVTVRVVAESGGQVAVQGLEEGVRVISPVPPSLQDGAGIRAGAQLGEGSGQAAP; translated from the coding sequence GTGAGTCCATTGACCCGTTTCCCACAGCGGGCCGCGCTGCCCCTCACCCTGCTGCCCGCGACCCTGCTGTTCCTGACGGGCTGCGCGCCGGGTGGAGGCAAGGCGCAGACCACCAAAACCACCGTCAAGACCACTGGGAATGATCTGGACGCGCCACCCCCCAAGACCACCGCCCTCGCCGTGCGGACCCTGACCACCCGCACAGGCAGCCTGAACGTGGTGCGCACCGCCACCGCCACCCTGCAGGCCGAGCGCGACAGCAACGTGGCGGCGCAGACGGGCGGAACCGTCACGGCGGTGCTGACCCAGGAAGGCAAGCGCGCGGGAGCCGGGCAGGTCGTCGTGCGGCTGGACGACACCTCGGCCCGGCAGGCCCTGGAAAACGCCCGGTTGCAGGTGCAGCAGGCGCAGATCAGCCTGCAGCAGACGCAGACGAACACGGCGCAGGGCACCGCCTCGCTGCAGGCCGGCGTCCAGGCCGCCGAGGCGGGACTTGCCAAAGCGCGCCAGGACGCGGCCAGCGCCGAGCAGCTCTACGGCCTCGGGGGCATCAGTCAGGCGGACCTCAACGCCTCGCGCAGCGCCCTGGCACAGGCGCAGAGCACGCTGGCCCAGGCGCAGAACACCCTCACGCAAAACGGGCGCGGCGGCCAGAGCAGCAGCGTGGCCCTGCTGCAGGCCCAGCTGAGCACCGCCCAGGCGGGAGTGCGGCAGGCTGAGGAAAATCTGAACCGAACCCAGGTGCGCGCTCCCTTCGCGGGATTGGTTGCGAGCCTGCCGGTGGAGGTGGGCGAGTTCGTGAATCAGGGTGGCACCGTCTTCCGGCTGGTGGACGAACGGCGGCTGCGCGCCCGCTTTACCGTGCCGCCCGCCGAGGCGCGGGTGCTGCGGCCCGGGACCAAACTCAACCTGAGTTACGGCGGCGCGAACTACGTGGCGACGGTCGAGGGCGCGAGCGGCGTGGCGGGGGCGGACCGCCTCGTTCCCGTGGAGGCGCGGGTGGAGGGCGGGGGCCAGCTGCCGGTGGGAGGCACGGCCCAGATTCGCTACCGCGCCGCGCTGGGCCGGGGCGTCCTCGTGCCGACGAGCGCGATCAGCGTAGAGGGGGGTGAGAACGCCGTGTATCTGGCCGAGGACGGCGTTGCCCGGCGCGTAACCGTGCGCGTGGTGGCCGAGTCCGGGGGACAGGTCGCCGTGCAGGGACTGGAAGAGGGCGTGCGGGTGATCTCGCCCGTGCCGC